Proteins from one Microtus pennsylvanicus isolate mMicPen1 chromosome 7, mMicPen1.hap1, whole genome shotgun sequence genomic window:
- the Adgrf1 gene encoding adhesion G-protein coupled receptor F1 isoform X1, with protein MRVGLLWLIALFPVNEGTKGFLQQKNHDNQTKGDVGVVEKRHPAQEYEILLQMTYRDPGEKRELKRFLKHLKSPSQCLHGSSKIVRVKATTYCKNLKGFPECACEDSYMWFPPFCLDPQNCYLHTTGPLPSCNCHLKDLSQSVNFCERAKVWGTFKINGAFIKDLWNSSSAVYAYYRTEIEEQLKEAYRGIHGFESVQVTQFREGSIVVGYEVTGSSSTAELLSALEQEAEEALVALERQFSVEDGSFRVFGKAPCNSVSFGFGSEDDEYTLPCSSGFLGNITIRCQHSGWQVTEEYCVLSQLAELKKNFSMLSSNATEADVSSLVQNLSAIVQQSPSTTAGTLASVVSLLRGVSSLSLKNSLTVSNVTLQNVINIADHILDSASIANWTILSQEDRSTSSQLLEALEITSILVPASDLPLHFSRTFIDWKGIPVTQIQSTQGYNYQIEMRQQNTSQPIQGHVLIKPDQFQKPHPKTIISMTSLTFGSILPTTHSGSAQINGPVISTLIQNYSINEIFLNLSKIKGNLSQPHCVFWDFSHLQWSDAGCQLVNETADTVLCRCTHLTAFSMLMSPRVPSSVVPVVKWITYIGLGISIASLILCLIIEFLFWKQTKKSQTSYTRHVCLVNTALSLLIADVWFIVAAIVDPTASASGVCVAAVFFTHFFYLALFFWMLALGILLAYRIVFVFHHMAMPAMMAIGFCLGYGCPLLISIITIAVTQPSNSYRRNNVCWLNWSNESKPLLAFVVPALTIVAVNLAVVLLVLRKLWRPAVGDRLSQDDKVIAIRMGKSLLVLTPLLGLTWGFGIGTMVDSQNMAWHVLFALLNAFQGFFIFCFGILLDNKLRQLLSDKLTPLSSWRQTSKQNSSDIVTKSKCLKPFSILQHKGTYALSHTGDSSNEITLTQFLSTE; from the exons ATGAGAGTTGGATTGCTGTGGCTCATTGCTCTTTTCCCGGTGAATGAGGGCACCAAAGGCTTCCTGCAG cAGAAAAACCATGACAACCAAACCAAAGGAGATGTCGGTGTGGTTGAGAAAAGGCATCCAG cccaggaGTACGAGATCCTGCTTCAGATGACATACAGGGAtcctggggagaagagagaattgAAAAGATTTCTGAAGCATTTGAAATCTCCATCACAGTGCTTACACGGGTCCAGCAAGATCGTCAGAGTGAAGGCCACCACAT ACTGCAAAAACCTGAAGGGGTTCCCGGAGTGTGCCTGTGAAGACAGCTATATGTGGTTTCCTCCCTTCTGtcttgatccccagaactgcTACCTTCATACAACTGGACCCCTCCCAAGCTGTAATTGCCATCTTAAAGACCTCAGCCAGAGTGTCAACTTCTGTGAGAGAGCAA AGGTTTGGggcacttttaaaattaatggaGCTTTTATCAAAGACCTTTGGAATTCCTCTTCTGCTGTATATGCCTACTACAGAACTGAAATTGAAGAGCAA CTTAAAGAAGCATACAGAGGAATCCATGGTTTTGAGTCAGTTCAGGTCACGCAATTTCG AGAGGGAAGCATCGTTGTGGGCTATGAAGTAACTGGCTCCAGTAGCACAGCTGAGCTCCTGTCTGCCCTggagcaggaggcagaagaggcacTGGTGGCCCTGGAAAGGCAGTTCTCTGTTGAAGACGGCTCCTTCCGAGTGTTTGGGAAAG CCCCGTGTAACAGCGTCTCCTTTGGATTCGGGTCTGAGGATGATGAATATACTCTACCCTGTAGCAGCGGCTTCCTCGGAAACATCACCATCAGGTGTCAGCACTCTGGGTGGCAGGTCACCGAGGAGTACTGCGTGCTCTCTCAGCTGGCAGAACTGAAGAAG aatTTCAGTATGTTGTCAAGCAATGCCACAGAAGCAGACGTGTCATCTTTGGTACAAAACCTTTCTGCCATCGTTCAGCAAAGCCCGTCCACCACGGCTGGGACTCTGGCTTCTGTGGTGTCGCTCCTGAGGGGTGTGTCATCCCTGTCCCTGAAGAATTCTTTAACGGTGTCTAATGTGACCCTGCAG AATGTCATCAACATAGCTGATCACATCCTGGATTCGGCCTCCATAGCTAACTGGACGATTTTATCCCAAGAAGACAGGAGCACCAGCTCCCAGCTGCTGGAGGCTCTGGAGATCACCAGCATTCTCGTACCTGCCAGTGATctgcctcttcatttttctcGAACATTCATCGACTGGAAAGGGATTCCAGTGACCCAGATCCAAAGCACACAGGGTTACAACTACCAGATTGAAATGAGACAGCAAAATACCTCTCAGCCCATCCAAGGTCACGTGCTTATCAAGCCAGATCAATTCCAGAAACCCCATCCAAAGACTATTATCAGCATGACCTCATTGACCTTTGGGAGCATTCTACCCACCACCCACAGTGGAAGTGCACAGATCAACGGGCCTGTGATATCCACTCTTATCCAAAACTATTCCATCAATGAAATTTTCCTGAACCTTTCCAAGATAAAGGGAAACCTGAGCCAACCTCATTGTGTGTTTTGGGATTTTAGTCACTTGCAGTGGAGTGATGCAGGCTGCCAGCTAGTTAATGAAACTGCAGACACAGTCCTGTGCCGATGTACTCACCTGACGGCCTTCTCCATGCTTATGTCACCCCGTGTCCCCTCCTCGGTTGTCCCTGTGGTGAAATGGATCACGTACATAGGATTGGGCATCTCCATTGCAAGCCTAATCTTATGCCTGATCATCGAGTTTCTGTTTTGGAAGCAAACCAAGAAAAGCCAAACCTCATACACGCGTCACGTTTGCCTGGTGAACACCGCCCTGTCGCTCTTAATTGCTGATGTCTGGTTTATCGTTGCTGCCATTGTGGACCCCACCGCCAGCGCCTCTGGCGTCTGCGTAGCCGCAGTGTTCTTCACCCACTTCTTCTACCTTGCTTTGTTCTTCTGGATGCTCGCCCTTGGCATCCTGCTGGCTTACCGCATCGTCTTCGTGTTCCATCACATGGCTATGCCCGCCATGATGGCTATAGGGTTCTGCCTGGGCTATGGGTGCCCTCTCCTTATATCCATCATCACCATTGCAGTCACCCAGCCTAGCAACAGCTACCGAAGGAACAATGTGTGTTGGCTTAACTGGTCGAACGAGAGCAAACCTCTCTTGGCGTTCGTTGTTCCTGCATTGACTATTGTGGCTGTGAACTTGGCTGTGGTGCTGCTGGTCCTTAGGAAACTCTGGAGGCCAGCGGTTGGAGACAGACTGAGTCAGGACGACAAGGTCATCGCCATCCGCATGGGAAAGAGCCTCCTCGTTCTGACCCCACTGCTAGGGCTCACCTGGGGCTTCGGGATAGGAACGATGGTAGACAGCCAGAACATGGCTTGGCACGTTCTTTTTGCTTTACTCAATGCTTTCCAG GGATTTTTCATCTTCTGTTTTGGAATTCTGTTGGATAATAAG CTGCGGCAACTTCTGTCGGACAAGTTGACTCCATTAAGTTCCTGGAGGCAAACATCAAAG CAAAACTCCTCGGATATAGTTACCAAGTCCAAATGCTTAAAGCCATTCAGCATATTGCAACACAAAG GCACGTATGCCCTTTCTCACACTGGAGATTCATCCAATGAGATCACATTAACCCAGTTTTTATCAACGGAATAA
- the Adgrf1 gene encoding adhesion G-protein coupled receptor F1 isoform X2, translating to MTYRDPGEKRELKRFLKHLKSPSQCLHGSSKIVRVKATTYCKNLKGFPECACEDSYMWFPPFCLDPQNCYLHTTGPLPSCNCHLKDLSQSVNFCERAKVWGTFKINGAFIKDLWNSSSAVYAYYRTEIEEQLKEAYRGIHGFESVQVTQFREGSIVVGYEVTGSSSTAELLSALEQEAEEALVALERQFSVEDGSFRVFGKAPCNSVSFGFGSEDDEYTLPCSSGFLGNITIRCQHSGWQVTEEYCVLSQLAELKKNFSMLSSNATEADVSSLVQNLSAIVQQSPSTTAGTLASVVSLLRGVSSLSLKNSLTVSNVTLQNVINIADHILDSASIANWTILSQEDRSTSSQLLEALEITSILVPASDLPLHFSRTFIDWKGIPVTQIQSTQGYNYQIEMRQQNTSQPIQGHVLIKPDQFQKPHPKTIISMTSLTFGSILPTTHSGSAQINGPVISTLIQNYSINEIFLNLSKIKGNLSQPHCVFWDFSHLQWSDAGCQLVNETADTVLCRCTHLTAFSMLMSPRVPSSVVPVVKWITYIGLGISIASLILCLIIEFLFWKQTKKSQTSYTRHVCLVNTALSLLIADVWFIVAAIVDPTASASGVCVAAVFFTHFFYLALFFWMLALGILLAYRIVFVFHHMAMPAMMAIGFCLGYGCPLLISIITIAVTQPSNSYRRNNVCWLNWSNESKPLLAFVVPALTIVAVNLAVVLLVLRKLWRPAVGDRLSQDDKVIAIRMGKSLLVLTPLLGLTWGFGIGTMVDSQNMAWHVLFALLNAFQGFFIFCFGILLDNKLRQLLSDKLTPLSSWRQTSKQNSSDIVTKSKCLKPFSILQHKGTYALSHTGDSSNEITLTQFLSTE from the exons ATGACATACAGGGAtcctggggagaagagagaattgAAAAGATTTCTGAAGCATTTGAAATCTCCATCACAGTGCTTACACGGGTCCAGCAAGATCGTCAGAGTGAAGGCCACCACAT ACTGCAAAAACCTGAAGGGGTTCCCGGAGTGTGCCTGTGAAGACAGCTATATGTGGTTTCCTCCCTTCTGtcttgatccccagaactgcTACCTTCATACAACTGGACCCCTCCCAAGCTGTAATTGCCATCTTAAAGACCTCAGCCAGAGTGTCAACTTCTGTGAGAGAGCAA AGGTTTGGggcacttttaaaattaatggaGCTTTTATCAAAGACCTTTGGAATTCCTCTTCTGCTGTATATGCCTACTACAGAACTGAAATTGAAGAGCAA CTTAAAGAAGCATACAGAGGAATCCATGGTTTTGAGTCAGTTCAGGTCACGCAATTTCG AGAGGGAAGCATCGTTGTGGGCTATGAAGTAACTGGCTCCAGTAGCACAGCTGAGCTCCTGTCTGCCCTggagcaggaggcagaagaggcacTGGTGGCCCTGGAAAGGCAGTTCTCTGTTGAAGACGGCTCCTTCCGAGTGTTTGGGAAAG CCCCGTGTAACAGCGTCTCCTTTGGATTCGGGTCTGAGGATGATGAATATACTCTACCCTGTAGCAGCGGCTTCCTCGGAAACATCACCATCAGGTGTCAGCACTCTGGGTGGCAGGTCACCGAGGAGTACTGCGTGCTCTCTCAGCTGGCAGAACTGAAGAAG aatTTCAGTATGTTGTCAAGCAATGCCACAGAAGCAGACGTGTCATCTTTGGTACAAAACCTTTCTGCCATCGTTCAGCAAAGCCCGTCCACCACGGCTGGGACTCTGGCTTCTGTGGTGTCGCTCCTGAGGGGTGTGTCATCCCTGTCCCTGAAGAATTCTTTAACGGTGTCTAATGTGACCCTGCAG AATGTCATCAACATAGCTGATCACATCCTGGATTCGGCCTCCATAGCTAACTGGACGATTTTATCCCAAGAAGACAGGAGCACCAGCTCCCAGCTGCTGGAGGCTCTGGAGATCACCAGCATTCTCGTACCTGCCAGTGATctgcctcttcatttttctcGAACATTCATCGACTGGAAAGGGATTCCAGTGACCCAGATCCAAAGCACACAGGGTTACAACTACCAGATTGAAATGAGACAGCAAAATACCTCTCAGCCCATCCAAGGTCACGTGCTTATCAAGCCAGATCAATTCCAGAAACCCCATCCAAAGACTATTATCAGCATGACCTCATTGACCTTTGGGAGCATTCTACCCACCACCCACAGTGGAAGTGCACAGATCAACGGGCCTGTGATATCCACTCTTATCCAAAACTATTCCATCAATGAAATTTTCCTGAACCTTTCCAAGATAAAGGGAAACCTGAGCCAACCTCATTGTGTGTTTTGGGATTTTAGTCACTTGCAGTGGAGTGATGCAGGCTGCCAGCTAGTTAATGAAACTGCAGACACAGTCCTGTGCCGATGTACTCACCTGACGGCCTTCTCCATGCTTATGTCACCCCGTGTCCCCTCCTCGGTTGTCCCTGTGGTGAAATGGATCACGTACATAGGATTGGGCATCTCCATTGCAAGCCTAATCTTATGCCTGATCATCGAGTTTCTGTTTTGGAAGCAAACCAAGAAAAGCCAAACCTCATACACGCGTCACGTTTGCCTGGTGAACACCGCCCTGTCGCTCTTAATTGCTGATGTCTGGTTTATCGTTGCTGCCATTGTGGACCCCACCGCCAGCGCCTCTGGCGTCTGCGTAGCCGCAGTGTTCTTCACCCACTTCTTCTACCTTGCTTTGTTCTTCTGGATGCTCGCCCTTGGCATCCTGCTGGCTTACCGCATCGTCTTCGTGTTCCATCACATGGCTATGCCCGCCATGATGGCTATAGGGTTCTGCCTGGGCTATGGGTGCCCTCTCCTTATATCCATCATCACCATTGCAGTCACCCAGCCTAGCAACAGCTACCGAAGGAACAATGTGTGTTGGCTTAACTGGTCGAACGAGAGCAAACCTCTCTTGGCGTTCGTTGTTCCTGCATTGACTATTGTGGCTGTGAACTTGGCTGTGGTGCTGCTGGTCCTTAGGAAACTCTGGAGGCCAGCGGTTGGAGACAGACTGAGTCAGGACGACAAGGTCATCGCCATCCGCATGGGAAAGAGCCTCCTCGTTCTGACCCCACTGCTAGGGCTCACCTGGGGCTTCGGGATAGGAACGATGGTAGACAGCCAGAACATGGCTTGGCACGTTCTTTTTGCTTTACTCAATGCTTTCCAG GGATTTTTCATCTTCTGTTTTGGAATTCTGTTGGATAATAAG CTGCGGCAACTTCTGTCGGACAAGTTGACTCCATTAAGTTCCTGGAGGCAAACATCAAAG CAAAACTCCTCGGATATAGTTACCAAGTCCAAATGCTTAAAGCCATTCAGCATATTGCAACACAAAG GCACGTATGCCCTTTCTCACACTGGAGATTCATCCAATGAGATCACATTAACCCAGTTTTTATCAACGGAATAA